CTGATTTGGACGCAGCGGTACGCACCATCGCCGGTAGCGCCCGTTCAATGGGTTTAGATGTGGAGGGTGTGTAAATGGCTAAACTTTCTAAACGTATGCAAGCTATCCGCGCTGCTGTAGAAACAAACAAATTGTACGCCATTGATGAGGCATTGAATCTGGTAAAAGCCAATGCTACTGCTAAATTTGATGAATCTATTGATGTATCCTTTAATCTGGGCGTGGATGCACGTAAATCTGATCAGGTAATCCGTGGTTCAGTGGTATTACCTAAAGGTACCGGTAAAACCGTGCGTGTTGCGGTGTTTACTCAAGGTGCTAATGCTGAAGCAGCTAAGGCAGCTGGTGCTGACGTAGTAGGCTTTGATGATCTGGCTGCTGAAGTTAAAGCGGGTAATCTGAATTTTGATGTGGTAATTGCTTCACCAGATGCCATGCGTGTAGTTGGTCAGCTGGGTACCATTCTAGGTCCGCGTGGCCTGATGCCGAATCCTAAAGTAGGTACTGTTACCCCGAATGTGGCCGAAGCAGTGAAAAATGCTAAAGCTGGTCAGGTGCAGTATCGTACCGACAAAGCAGGTATTGTGCATGCTACTATTGGACGTGCTTCTTTCGAAGCTGCTGATTTGCGTGAAAACTTTAATGCATTGCTAGATGCTATTGTAAAAGCTAAACCAGCAGCAGCTAAAGGTCAATATCTGCGTAAAATTGCAGTTTCTAGCACTATGGGTGCTGGCCTGCGTGTTGACAGTGCTTCTGTAACTAATTAAGCAGTAAATATATATTATTGGCAGTCTGAATCAATTTTAGGCTGCCATCTAAATTCATATAAATGGTATGCATTTATATGTCGGGCTACTTAGAAATAAGTAGATGTCCAAGACCGTAGGGAATCTGTGCAAATTGTATAGATTTTAAAAATGTACCCTACGCAGACGGTAGTCCCAGATAATCTTAAGTAAGTGTGCTTACGGATGTCTTTTTGGGTTGCCGCGCTGGGTGGAGTAATACGTGTATTACTCTGTTTAAAAACAGTGGGAGGTAGACCTTGAGTCTCAATATTGAAACCAAGCAAGCAGCCGTAGCCGAAATCGTAGCAGCCATTGCTAACGCTCAAACTATGGTTATTGCCGAGTATCGTGGTATCAGTGTTGCCAGCATGACCGAACTGCGTGCCAATGCCCGTAAAGCAGGTGTATATCTGCATGTATTGAAAAATACATTGGCTCGTCGCGCTGTTGAAGGTACTTCATTTGCCGGATTAGCTGA
This portion of the Snodgrassella alvi genome encodes:
- the rplA gene encoding 50S ribosomal protein L1, whose product is MAKLSKRMQAIRAAVETNKLYAIDEALNLVKANATAKFDESIDVSFNLGVDARKSDQVIRGSVVLPKGTGKTVRVAVFTQGANAEAAKAAGADVVGFDDLAAEVKAGNLNFDVVIASPDAMRVVGQLGTILGPRGLMPNPKVGTVTPNVAEAVKNAKAGQVQYRTDKAGIVHATIGRASFEAADLRENFNALLDAIVKAKPAAAKGQYLRKIAVSSTMGAGLRVDSASVTN